From Mucilaginibacter rubeus, a single genomic window includes:
- the gpmA gene encoding 2,3-diphosphoglycerate-dependent phosphoglycerate mutase, whose product MQKLVLIRHGESVFNQQNRFTGWEDVDLSDKGYEQAHNAGKILNKNGYNFDIGFTSYLKRSIKTLHYMLEELDHLWIPVEKSWRLNERFYGALQGLNKDETIAQYGEEQVLKWRRDPNEHPPAITKEDPRYPGHDLRYKDLTERELPLTENLSETMDRVLPFWNERIVRAMRRNQKVIIVAHGNSLRSLIKYIDNLNDEEVTSLEIPTAVPLVYELDEGLNRIRHYYLE is encoded by the coding sequence ATGCAAAAATTAGTATTAATCCGCCACGGCGAAAGTGTTTTCAATCAGCAAAACCGTTTTACAGGCTGGGAAGATGTCGACCTATCAGACAAAGGGTATGAGCAAGCCCACAACGCCGGAAAAATCCTGAATAAAAATGGCTATAACTTTGATATCGGCTTTACATCGTACCTGAAACGGTCGATCAAGACATTGCATTACATGCTTGAGGAGCTGGATCATCTTTGGATCCCGGTTGAAAAATCATGGCGTTTGAACGAACGCTTTTATGGAGCCTTACAGGGGTTAAATAAAGATGAAACTATTGCCCAATACGGGGAAGAGCAGGTACTAAAATGGCGCCGCGACCCTAATGAACATCCGCCGGCTATAACTAAAGAAGATCCCCGGTACCCGGGCCATGATCTTAGATATAAAGATTTAACCGAGCGTGAATTGCCCTTAACTGAAAACCTTAGTGAAACGATGGATAGGGTGCTGCCGTTTTGGAATGAAAGAATTGTGAGGGCTATGCGGCGCAATCAAAAGGTTATTATAGTGGCGCATGGCAACAGCCTACGGTCGCTGATAAAATATATTGATAATTTAAACGACGAAGAAGTAACTTCCCTGGAAATCCCTACCGCCGTACCCCTGGTTTATGAACTTGATGAGGGTTTGAACAGGATCAGGCATTATTACCTGGAATAA
- a CDS encoding response regulator, whose amino-acid sequence MGKHIVLIEDEADILDSTTLLLEHAGFRVSGFKAFTTLEEIVALQPDCFLLDENLPGISGHIMCILFKSKPPTKDIPVVLISANPAIKQMAAIGEADAYVGKPFEIRELIDVLTRVMV is encoded by the coding sequence ATGGGTAAACATATTGTATTAATAGAAGATGAGGCAGATATCCTTGACTCCACAACCTTATTGCTTGAGCACGCGGGTTTCCGGGTTTCAGGATTTAAAGCTTTTACCACGTTAGAAGAAATAGTTGCCCTGCAGCCTGATTGCTTTTTGCTTGATGAAAACCTGCCCGGCATAAGCGGGCATATCATGTGTATACTGTTTAAATCCAAGCCTCCAACAAAGGATATACCCGTTGTATTGATCTCAGCGAACCCGGCAATCAAACAAATGGCCGCCATTGGCGAAGCAGATGCCTATGTAGGCAAACCTTTTGAAATTAGAGAATTGATAGATGTATTGACGAGAGTGATGGTATAA
- a CDS encoding SRPBCC domain-containing protein, with protein MKDYKKYYSIPATPEEIYMAITNPITIELWTGEVAQMSTEPGTEFSMWDGSIVGKNLEFEPNKKVVQQWYFEGQSDNSIVTIKLHADKNGTSAELRHTNIPDDDYNDIVEGWNDSYFGGLIDFFEGA; from the coding sequence GTGAAAGATTATAAAAAATATTACAGCATACCGGCCACTCCCGAAGAGATCTATATGGCCATCACTAATCCCATTACCATCGAACTTTGGACTGGCGAAGTAGCGCAAATGTCTACCGAACCCGGCACCGAATTTTCTATGTGGGATGGCAGCATTGTAGGTAAAAACCTCGAATTTGAACCTAATAAAAAGGTTGTTCAGCAATGGTATTTTGAGGGACAAAGCGATAACTCTATTGTGACCATCAAACTGCATGCTGATAAAAATGGCACATCTGCAGAGCTAAGGCATACCAACATACCCGACGATGATTATAACGACATTGTTGAAGGCTGGAATGATAGTTACTTTGGTGGCCTGATAGACTTTTTTGAGGGCGCTTAA
- a CDS encoding HAD-IIA family hydrolase, which produces MKQGLLIDMDGVIYSGEELIFGADKFIKHLIDNDIPFTFMTNNSQRTSLEVVRKLKRLGITVETKHVYTSAMATGKFLGDQSPNGTAFVLGEGGLLTSLHENGITLVDSDPEFVVLGEGRNFTLEMVQRAVDMILAGAKFITTNRDPSPKKPGWNNLGIAATTAMIEEATGRKAFVTGKPSPVMMRSARKFLGLETAETTVIGDTMETDIQGGVQMGYKTILVLSGISSKDQLSHYAFKPDMVASSVDKIVFPLKWWQ; this is translated from the coding sequence ATGAAACAAGGCCTTTTGATTGATATGGATGGGGTGATTTACAGCGGTGAAGAATTGATATTCGGCGCTGATAAGTTCATCAAACATCTTATTGATAATGATATCCCGTTTACTTTTATGACCAATAATAGCCAGCGCACCAGCCTGGAGGTTGTACGCAAGCTTAAAAGATTGGGAATAACTGTTGAAACCAAGCATGTTTATACCAGCGCCATGGCTACCGGCAAATTCCTGGGCGATCAAAGCCCAAACGGTACCGCCTTTGTATTGGGCGAAGGTGGCTTGTTGACCAGTCTTCATGAAAATGGTATCACACTGGTTGACTCCGATCCGGAATTTGTTGTTTTAGGTGAAGGCAGAAACTTTACCCTGGAGATGGTACAGCGTGCGGTTGATATGATCCTGGCTGGTGCCAAATTTATAACAACCAACCGGGACCCTTCTCCTAAAAAACCGGGATGGAATAACCTGGGTATTGCGGCAACAACCGCTATGATTGAGGAAGCAACCGGTCGTAAGGCATTTGTAACGGGTAAACCAAGCCCGGTGATGATGCGTTCGGCGAGAAAATTCCTGGGCCTTGAAACAGCCGAAACAACCGTAATTGGCGATACCATGGAAACCGATATTCAGGGCGGCGTGCAAATGGGATATAAAACTATCCTGGTTTTATCCGGCATTTCCAGCAAAGATCAGTTAAGCCATTACGCGTTTAAACCTGACATGGTAGCCAGCTCGGTTGACAAAATAGTTTTCCCGCTTAAGTGGTGGCAATAA
- a CDS encoding mechanosensitive ion channel family protein, translating to MPKIFRVAALTLLFVTLLSGVNTFAQTKKKKTHSVRDSLRASILSRDSMMRALKRSDTSVNNLLQKVEYYTSAFNQIKGNLSKKLDTADISTKLPSFERRVTLIKSLIDNDKSSTLRYLYTIRDVLTRSDDQLDLWQEQLADINSKLVQNQNDLDAISRDSVLKILPADSSLATTYLIQKIAIDSKYHRLDTTNKKVMVKIGLLQNRTSAVYISILDLKDQIDTKIRDFSIRAMSQEYSNIWNMNADEGNDFGTATKATADMNAKLFNFFIGRDILIHIGGLVLLFAFFAWVRASRRRILRDNDTPESVFSQASYVVNHPFVSSLIITFTLLPNFYDHPPVVVLEMFLLVLMIAILYMVKKSCPATMFRFMVQLFGITILYSLSNLYIQVTNFDRVAILILGFAASVISFRFLSKVRRAKDEYLPYTSFILKVFIFFQGASFFCNVFGRVSLAKIIGVSIVYNLWLALAMYYIVHIIMEALFLQLEAGKKSNNLTSFIDYKLLQNKFRSVLSILATILWLVMLTQNLNIEDTVFDYLGDFLTKSRSIGGTNTQFTFQSVIIFVAVIWLSSIASKIISYLYDVAAKHANDIDVAKKKNRTSTLLIRIGVIALGFFLAVAASGVPIDKITIIISAFGIGIGFGLQNIVNNLVSGLILAFEKPIQVGDIIEVDSRSGTIMDIGIRASKIATADGAEVIIPNGDLISHHVINWTLSNNNRRVELIIGVAYGSDIEKVKGVLLSVLTNHDDIMSQPSPSVFLHNLNESSVDFRVFFWAADINTWLGLKSRVLGNIYDAFNREGIDIPFRQQDVRVIWPKGLPPIKIEAPGLSNGEEEQKDIDDTKTPKDQDQ from the coding sequence ATGCCTAAAATATTCAGAGTAGCCGCGCTAACCTTACTTTTTGTTACACTGTTATCCGGTGTTAATACGTTTGCTCAAACCAAAAAGAAAAAAACACATTCGGTAAGGGATTCGCTTCGCGCTTCTATCCTATCGCGTGATTCGATGATGAGGGCGCTTAAACGCTCTGATACATCCGTAAATAACCTGTTGCAAAAGGTTGAATATTATACATCTGCTTTTAACCAGATTAAAGGCAATCTTTCAAAAAAGTTAGATACTGCCGATATCAGCACCAAGTTGCCATCATTTGAAAGGCGGGTTACCCTAATTAAATCGCTTATTGATAACGATAAGTCAAGTACCTTGAGGTACTTATATACCATAAGGGATGTGCTTACCCGCAGTGATGACCAGCTTGACCTGTGGCAGGAGCAGCTTGCTGATATTAATAGCAAACTTGTCCAAAACCAGAATGATCTTGATGCCATATCCCGTGATAGTGTTTTAAAGATCCTGCCGGCTGATAGTTCGCTGGCTACTACTTATCTTATTCAGAAAATAGCTATCGACAGTAAATATCACCGTTTGGATACCACCAATAAAAAGGTGATGGTAAAGATAGGGCTGCTTCAAAACCGTACTTCGGCCGTTTATATTTCGATACTCGACCTAAAAGACCAGATTGATACCAAAATCCGGGATTTCAGCATCAGGGCCATGTCGCAGGAGTACAGCAACATCTGGAACATGAATGCCGACGAAGGCAATGATTTTGGCACAGCTACCAAAGCTACCGCCGACATGAACGCGAAGCTTTTTAACTTTTTCATCGGCCGGGATATCCTGATCCACATTGGAGGTTTGGTGCTGTTATTTGCATTTTTTGCCTGGGTACGTGCCAGCAGGCGCAGGATACTACGTGATAATGATACGCCCGAAAGCGTCTTCAGTCAGGCCAGTTATGTTGTAAATCATCCTTTTGTATCGTCGCTTATCATTACGTTTACGTTGCTTCCTAATTTTTATGACCACCCGCCTGTGGTTGTATTGGAAATGTTTTTGCTGGTCCTGATGATAGCCATACTGTACATGGTGAAAAAATCGTGCCCGGCAACTATGTTCCGCTTTATGGTGCAGCTATTCGGCATTACTATCCTTTACAGCCTGAGCAATCTTTATATTCAGGTAACTAATTTCGACAGGGTTGCTATTTTGATTTTAGGCTTTGCCGCATCGGTAATAAGTTTCAGGTTTTTATCAAAAGTGCGCAGGGCTAAGGATGAGTATCTGCCCTATACGAGCTTTATACTTAAGGTTTTTATATTTTTCCAGGGTGCTTCCTTTTTTTGTAACGTTTTTGGCCGTGTAAGCCTGGCTAAGATCATTGGTGTTAGCATAGTATACAATCTTTGGCTTGCCTTGGCAATGTATTACATTGTCCACATCATTATGGAGGCGCTTTTCCTGCAACTGGAAGCAGGCAAAAAAAGCAACAACCTCACCTCGTTCATCGATTATAAACTATTACAAAATAAGTTCAGAAGCGTATTGAGTATACTGGCTACCATTCTTTGGCTGGTTATGCTCACCCAAAACCTCAATATTGAAGATACTGTATTTGACTACCTGGGCGATTTCCTGACCAAGAGTCGGAGCATAGGTGGTACCAATACGCAATTCACCTTTCAAAGCGTAATCATATTCGTGGCTGTGATCTGGCTTTCTTCTATCGCTTCAAAGATCATCAGCTATTTATATGATGTTGCTGCCAAGCATGCCAATGATATCGATGTAGCCAAGAAAAAGAACCGAACTTCTACCCTGCTGATCCGTATTGGAGTGATAGCTTTAGGTTTCTTCCTGGCCGTTGCGGCTTCGGGGGTGCCAATTGATAAAATCACCATTATAATCAGTGCTTTTGGTATAGGTATAGGTTTTGGTTTACAGAACATTGTAAACAACCTGGTATCGGGCTTGATATTGGCTTTTGAAAAACCTATCCAGGTTGGGGATATTATCGAAGTAGATAGTCGTTCCGGTACTATAATGGATATCGGTATTCGTGCCAGCAAGATAGCTACAGCTGATGGCGCGGAAGTGATCATTCCAAATGGCGACTTGATCTCGCATCACGTAATTAACTGGACCTTAAGTAATAATAACCGCCGGGTTGAATTAATTATTGGGGTAGCATACGGTTCGGATATTGAAAAAGTAAAAGGTGTGTTGTTGAGTGTATTGACCAACCATGATGATATCATGTCCCAGCCTTCACCATCTGTGTTTCTGCATAACCTGAACGAAAGCTCGGTTGATTTCCGGGTGTTTTTCTGGGCTGCCGATATTAATACCTGGCTGGGACTAAAAAGCCGGGTATTGGGCAATATTTATGATGCTTTTAACAGGGAAGGTATTGATATACCATTCCGCCAGCAGGATGTGCGGGTAATATGGCCTAAAGGCTTACCTCCTATCAAAATAGAAGCACCGGGTTTAAGCAATGGCGAAGAAGAACAAAAGGATATAGACGATACTAAAACTCCGAAGGATCAAGATCAGTAA
- a CDS encoding lectin, whose translation MNLKKLYVLSCALIIGLVSACSKKELAGNPANANSNQSKIKTAASPAGDVVGKITVGYQGWFAAIGDGSPINLWWHWSNPNNQAPNANNIGVKSWPDVREYTSTYQTGFANLNNGSPAKLFSSFNDQTVNVQFQWMQQNNIDCAALQRFNPTGGEGPVRDAITAKVKTAAEATGRKFYIMYDVGGWTNMQSEIKTDWTTKMSAYTSSSAYAKQNGKPVVCIWGFGFNDDNHPFSAAVCLDVINWFKSQGCYVIGGVPAYWRDPNASEVRPNFLPTFNALNMISPWMIGKIGTITEANNFYNNTQVGDQTYCNANGIDYQPCVLPGDLQLRQRVHGDLMWTQFYNLIRGGAQGLYISMFDEYNEGNQIAKTSENSSFVPAGSNFLSLDEDGTVCSADYYLRLTGDGGRMLKGQIGLTAVRPTAPVVGGSNPGTPPIGQTITLKGSNNNYVSSENGTQPMNCNRPTAGGWEQFTIVNAGSGKVALLNSGKYVSSENGTQAINCNRTSVGPWEQFDWVGNADGTVSFRGSNGKYISGENGTQAMTCNRATIGGWESFRVNQ comes from the coding sequence ATGAACTTAAAAAAACTTTATGTTTTAAGCTGTGCGCTTATTATCGGCCTTGTAAGTGCCTGCTCAAAAAAAGAACTGGCAGGAAATCCGGCTAACGCTAATAGCAATCAATCCAAAATAAAAACAGCCGCTTCACCTGCCGGTGATGTTGTGGGTAAAATCACCGTAGGCTACCAGGGCTGGTTTGCCGCTATTGGCGATGGTTCCCCCATTAATTTGTGGTGGCATTGGTCAAACCCCAATAACCAGGCCCCTAATGCCAATAATATCGGGGTAAAATCATGGCCCGATGTACGGGAGTATACCAGCACCTATCAAACCGGTTTTGCCAATTTGAATAACGGCAGTCCGGCAAAACTGTTTTCTTCCTTTAATGATCAAACCGTAAATGTGCAGTTTCAGTGGATGCAGCAAAATAATATCGACTGCGCCGCGCTGCAGCGTTTTAACCCAACCGGCGGTGAAGGTCCTGTACGCGATGCCATAACTGCCAAAGTAAAAACCGCAGCCGAGGCTACGGGCCGTAAATTTTATATCATGTACGATGTTGGCGGGTGGACAAACATGCAATCGGAAATAAAAACCGACTGGACTACCAAAATGTCCGCCTATACCTCGTCATCAGCTTATGCCAAACAGAATGGTAAACCGGTGGTTTGTATCTGGGGTTTTGGTTTTAATGATGATAATCACCCATTTTCGGCAGCGGTTTGTCTTGACGTGATCAATTGGTTTAAAAGCCAGGGGTGCTACGTTATAGGTGGCGTACCCGCTTATTGGCGCGACCCTAATGCCAGTGAAGTACGGCCTAACTTTTTGCCAACCTTTAATGCATTAAATATGATTTCGCCATGGATGATTGGTAAGATTGGTACCATAACTGAGGCTAACAACTTTTATAATAATACACAGGTTGGAGATCAGACGTATTGTAATGCCAATGGTATTGATTACCAGCCTTGTGTTTTGCCCGGCGATCTGCAGTTACGGCAGCGCGTACACGGCGACCTGATGTGGACACAGTTTTATAACCTTATCCGTGGTGGGGCGCAGGGATTGTATATATCCATGTTTGATGAGTATAATGAAGGCAACCAGATTGCAAAAACTTCCGAAAACTCGTCATTTGTGCCTGCCGGATCAAACTTCTTATCGCTGGATGAGGATGGTACCGTTTGTTCTGCCGATTATTACCTGCGGTTAACAGGCGATGGCGGCAGGATGTTAAAAGGACAAATAGGGCTTACTGCCGTGCGCCCGACAGCCCCGGTGGTGGGTGGCAGCAATCCAGGCACGCCTCCAATCGGGCAAACTATAACATTAAAAGGCTCAAATAACAATTATGTAAGCAGTGAAAATGGCACACAGCCCATGAACTGTAACCGGCCTACAGCCGGTGGTTGGGAACAATTTACCATTGTTAATGCAGGCAGCGGTAAAGTTGCCTTGTTAAATTCGGGTAAATATGTATCATCTGAAAATGGTACCCAGGCTATTAACTGTAACCGCACATCTGTAGGCCCGTGGGAACAGTTTGACTGGGTGGGCAACGCCGATGGTACTGTTTCTTTCCGCGGAAGCAATGGCAAGTACATTTCAGGCGAGAATGGCACACAGGCCATGACCTGTAACCGTGCCACTATTGGCGGATGGGAATCATTCCGGGTGAATCAATAG
- a CDS encoding acetate uptake transporter, whose translation MIPTTPVPVKDGIANPAPLGLCAFGMTTVLLNIHNAGFFEMNTMILAMGIFYGGLAQVIAGVIEAKKNNTFGLTAFTSYGFFWLSLVGLLVMPKLGWGTAPSEGAMIAYLSIWGVFTFLLFFGTLKLNRALQFVFASLTVLFFLLVAGDATGNAGIKHLAGYEGIICGASAIYTGIANVLNEVYGKTVLPIGPVKV comes from the coding sequence ATGATCCCTACTACACCAGTACCGGTGAAGGATGGCATTGCCAATCCGGCGCCGCTTGGCCTGTGCGCTTTCGGTATGACAACCGTTTTATTAAACATTCACAATGCCGGCTTTTTTGAAATGAATACCATGATCCTGGCCATGGGTATATTTTATGGTGGATTGGCACAGGTAATTGCCGGTGTTATCGAAGCGAAAAAGAATAATACTTTCGGGCTTACAGCATTCACCTCGTATGGTTTTTTCTGGCTTTCATTAGTTGGCTTGCTGGTGATGCCTAAGCTTGGCTGGGGTACTGCTCCGTCTGAAGGAGCCATGATTGCTTACCTAAGCATCTGGGGTGTATTTACCTTCCTGTTGTTTTTTGGTACGCTAAAGCTCAACCGTGCATTACAGTTTGTTTTTGCTTCGTTAACTGTGTTGTTTTTCCTGCTGGTAGCAGGCGATGCTACCGGAAACGCAGGCATCAAGCACCTGGCTGGATATGAAGGTATCATTTGCGGTGCTTCGGCTATCTATACCGGTATTGCCAATGTGCTGAATGAAGTTTACGGAAAAACTGTTTTACCTATTGGCCCGGTGAAGGTTTAA
- a CDS encoding serine hydrolase domain-containing protein has product MKNSIQYLYHKFGRSFLLIILASFAFCSSLNAQITTPNGKVISSAAMDSFLQKQMDSLQLPGLSIAFINKGKIVYHRAFGVTDIKTKTPIDEQSIFEAASLSKPVFTYWVMKLVDRGILSLDTSLYKYLPYPDIAQDERYKLITARMVLSHQSGLPNWRFNTADSALHVKPGALYLNFKPGTSFGYSGEGFLYLGKVVAHLLNLSIQNMEPVFEKEVAIPLQMAHSSYTANPYILKHKVRGHQDGHIDPANGLNWPVLPSMGIDSNTFNPAASLHTNALDYAAFIIALMKDKGLSPASIREMYRPQLNVPLPVDFRKAGYSTWGLGVAIEQNQSDTFYVHSGNNGNFQSAFLMDKARQSGYVFFTNCDHGNSFNEKLEAFLSLK; this is encoded by the coding sequence ATGAAAAATAGCATACAATACTTGTACCATAAATTCGGCCGTTCATTTTTACTTATCATATTAGCCTCATTCGCCTTTTGTAGTAGCCTGAACGCTCAAATAACAACTCCAAACGGAAAGGTTATAAGTAGTGCTGCCATGGATAGTTTTCTGCAAAAACAGATGGATTCGCTTCAACTTCCGGGGCTATCAATCGCTTTCATTAATAAAGGTAAAATTGTTTATCACCGTGCTTTTGGGGTGACGGATATTAAAACAAAAACACCGATTGACGAGCAGTCTATTTTTGAGGCGGCATCACTTTCAAAACCGGTATTTACCTATTGGGTTATGAAATTGGTTGACCGGGGGATATTAAGTCTTGATACCTCTTTGTATAAATATCTTCCCTATCCGGATATCGCGCAGGATGAGCGATACAAGTTAATCACTGCCCGCATGGTGCTTTCCCATCAATCGGGGCTTCCGAACTGGCGTTTCAATACTGCCGATTCTGCATTGCACGTTAAACCGGGCGCGCTTTACCTGAATTTTAAACCGGGCACTTCGTTCGGGTATTCGGGTGAAGGTTTTCTTTACCTGGGCAAGGTGGTAGCGCATCTGCTTAACCTGTCAATACAAAATATGGAGCCTGTGTTTGAAAAAGAAGTGGCTATTCCGCTGCAGATGGCCCACAGTTCGTACACCGCTAATCCTTATATTCTGAAGCATAAGGTGAGGGGGCACCAGGACGGACACATAGACCCGGCTAATGGATTAAACTGGCCGGTATTGCCATCTATGGGGATAGATTCAAATACATTTAACCCGGCGGCCTCACTACATACTAACGCCCTGGACTACGCTGCATTCATCATAGCATTGATGAAAGATAAAGGGTTAAGCCCGGCAAGCATCAGGGAGATGTATCGCCCGCAACTGAATGTTCCTCTTCCTGTGGATTTCCGTAAAGCCGGTTATTCAACCTGGGGATTGGGTGTAGCAATTGAGCAAAATCAATCAGATACCTTTTATGTCCATTCGGGTAATAACGGCAACTTTCAATCCGCTTTTTTGATGGATAAAGCCCGGCAATCGGGCTATGTGTTTTTTACTAATTGTGACCATGGCAACAGTTTTAATGAGAAACTGGAAGCTTTCCTTTCGCTTAAATAG
- a CDS encoding acyl-CoA thioesterase: MDTPLQLSTFESEFRVRPDDIDMFQHVHNSKYFDYVLAARYDQMERCYGMAMEKFMERGFGWVVRTAHVDYKRALTMGDHFVVKTGIESIDDKGCRVKFTITNKATKKICCDGWFDYVMIDMATGRGAKIPQDVIDQYLI, encoded by the coding sequence ATGGATACACCACTCCAACTTTCCACTTTCGAATCTGAATTTCGCGTTCGCCCCGATGACATAGATATGTTTCAGCATGTGCACAACAGTAAATACTTTGACTATGTACTGGCTGCACGATATGATCAAATGGAACGCTGTTACGGCATGGCCATGGAGAAATTTATGGAACGTGGCTTCGGTTGGGTGGTGCGCACCGCTCACGTTGATTATAAGCGTGCCTTAACCATGGGCGATCACTTTGTTGTGAAAACCGGTATCGAAAGTATAGACGACAAAGGCTGCCGTGTAAAGTTTACCATCACCAATAAAGCCACTAAAAAGATCTGTTGCGATGGTTGGTTTGATTATGTAATGATTGATATGGCAACCGGTCGTGGCGCGAAGATCCCGCAGGATGTAATTGACCAATACCTGATCTGA
- the aroQ gene encoding type II 3-dehydroquinate dehydratase translates to MKIQIINGPNLNLLGVREKSIYGDASFETYLETLRQRFANITIDYYQSNIEGEIINKLHEIGFSYDGIVMNAGAYTHTSIAIADAIAAINTPVIEVHISNVHKREEFRHKSMIAANCRGVIAGFGMDSYRLALENLTLK, encoded by the coding sequence ATGAAGATACAAATTATAAACGGCCCAAATCTGAACCTGTTAGGCGTTCGCGAGAAATCAATTTATGGCGATGCCAGTTTTGAAACCTACCTTGAAACCCTGCGCCAGCGCTTTGCAAACATCACCATTGATTACTATCAAAGTAACATTGAGGGCGAAATTATAAATAAACTGCATGAAATTGGTTTTAGTTATGATGGCATTGTGATGAATGCCGGGGCCTATACTCATACTTCCATAGCCATTGCTGATGCCATTGCAGCTATCAACACACCGGTTATTGAAGTGCATATCTCTAACGTTCACAAGCGCGAAGAGTTCAGGCATAAATCAATGATAGCGGCTAACTGTCGCGGTGTAATTGCTGGTTTCGGGATGGATAGCTATCGCTTAGCCCTTGAAAACCTGACGCTTAAATAG
- the xerD gene encoding site-specific tyrosine recombinase XerD, with product MDWRSAIKGFQAYLKLEKSLSDNSIQAYSRDIEKLYQYSDSQPVKLKPELITLTNLRGFINWINELGMIPSSQARILSGIKAFYKYLLMEDVIKADPSELLESPKIRRKLPDTLSYEEINKIIAALDLSKPEGMRNKAILETLYGSGLRVSELTELKLSNLYLDIEFIKVTGKGNKERLVPIGSEAIKALKLWIENVRVHNPIKKGEEDYVFLNRRGTRLSRQIIFLTIKDLAEIVGLKKKISPHTFRHSFATHLVEGGADLRAVQEMLGHESITTTEIYTHLDREYLKSTINQFHPRS from the coding sequence TTGGATTGGCGTTCGGCAATAAAAGGTTTTCAGGCATATTTAAAATTAGAGAAGTCGCTGTCCGATAACTCCATCCAGGCTTATAGCAGGGATATAGAAAAACTATATCAATACTCAGATTCACAGCCTGTTAAATTAAAACCCGAATTAATTACTTTAACTAATTTGCGGGGATTTATAAACTGGATAAACGAGCTGGGCATGATCCCTTCATCACAGGCCAGGATCCTTTCCGGTATCAAAGCCTTTTATAAATACCTGCTGATGGAGGATGTTATCAAGGCCGACCCGTCAGAATTGCTCGAATCACCAAAGATAAGGCGTAAGCTACCGGATACGCTTAGTTATGAAGAGATCAACAAGATCATAGCGGCCTTAGATCTTTCGAAACCCGAGGGCATGCGGAACAAGGCCATCCTGGAAACCCTGTATGGCTCGGGATTACGCGTGTCCGAACTCACCGAGCTCAAACTCTCAAACCTTTATCTTGATATTGAATTTATAAAAGTAACCGGCAAAGGCAATAAGGAGCGGTTGGTACCCATAGGCAGCGAAGCTATAAAAGCGCTTAAACTCTGGATAGAAAATGTACGGGTGCATAACCCTATAAAAAAAGGAGAAGAGGATTACGTTTTCCTGAACCGCCGCGGTACCAGGCTAAGCCGGCAGATCATTTTTTTAACCATCAAGGATTTAGCTGAAATTGTGGGGCTAAAGAAAAAAATCAGTCCTCATACCTTTCGGCATTCCTTTGCAACCCATTTGGTTGAAGGCGGCGCCGATTTACGCGCTGTACAGGAAATGCTGGGCCACGAAAGTATTACTACAACAGAGATCTATACCCATCTGGACAGGGAGTATTTAAAAAGCACGATAAACCAGTTTCACCCCCGCAGTTAA